The nucleotide window CTTGCAGCACAAATGAAGGCTTCGAATAATTCTCAATTAATTCTTTATCACTCTCTGGTGTAAGTTGGCGAGAAAAATCAGCTCTTTGCGATGTATCGACCGGTACTCCGTCATCAAGATTTATACTGTTATATTCCCAATAATGAATATTTGTTTTATCACCTCCAACTACACCCCATCCTTTCGGAACAATATTTTTTAATTTACAATTAATTAATACAGCCTCGCTAAATGGATACGAATAAATTCCTTTATTAGTAGGAGCCCTTGCCAGTTCACTTCCTTGCTCACGTGTACCGGTAAAGCTACAATTTACAAATACATTTCCATGGTTGGCATCCGTATTTCTAATCCACATAAATGGACCCGGCGAAATAAAATCACAATTCTTAAAAAATGCTGGTCCGCGACCTAGTATCATATCGCCTCCTCCATCAATACTTACATCCTGAAAATAAGCAGTTCCGTTTGTTTGCAAAGCATCCCCATCACCAACGATATGAACATTCTTTACAACATTCTTACTTCCATTAATCAATAACCCCTCAGCCTGACCCTTAAGCAAGTTTTTAATGGTTAGATTGTATAGTTGAATATTAGCGCAATTATCCATAGCAAATGCAGCCCTACGAGATGGAAAAGTTCCTGGCCATTCGTTTGTTTTTACATTCCAAGGATGGGGATTAAATACTTCGTTATTGGCATATTGAATAATTACATTCTCCTTTTCTTCCCCTTTAATGATAATATTGGACTTATTTCTAAAATAAATTAGCTCTTCATATACGCCATTTTTAATCTCAATTTCGATTGTATCATTATGAAAACTTGGGATGTAATCTAAAGCTCCTTGTACAGTATTAAAATCACCGTTGCCTGTACCGTCGACGACTAATTTATTAGTAGCTAGATTAGGACCAGTTTCACGGGTTGTAAACTGCCAGGTTTCCTTATCATAAATTCCTTTGAAACTCCCATCTTCAGTAGATAAAACAGTACTATCCATCAATACATAATATGTTTTACCGTAATCCAACAAATTATGATGCAAATAAATCGTAGCGGTCTGGTCTTTTACAATAATGGGGTAAAAGTGAAAAGCATCAGTAAATCCTCCTATGATAGTTAACTGATAATTCTTTTTGTTTGGAAGGGCTACTCCTGACGGGGTTCCTGGTAACGTGTTTGCATTTGTAAACCTACCCTCCACATAGGTATATGGTATTGGCGTATAATCAGCCTCCGGGTTGACATTTGGCTCGGTCGGCCCAGCAGGTATACTCATATCAATAAGATCCACCAGAGAATCCGTATCCTTATCAAACACCTGAATTTTTCCAGAATTCCCAAGGACCGGTTGAGTTTTAAATGTCAATTTCAAATGAGTGTCAGGACTAATGTCTGTGGCATTTATTTTGGGAAAGCTTTCAATAATGGCTAAGTCTTCATTTGAATTACAAGAAAGAATCAAACAGCTTATTAACAGAATATATATTGAAAATGGATTTTGATTTTTAATCTTCATATTTAAGGCTTGTAGCTTTTATCTTTTTGAATAACAGGTGATTTAATTTAAAATTTTTTATTTATTTCATTCTAAAATTTATTTGTAAATCCTTTCATCAAAAGCCAAACTGCTAAAGACATTTCACCGACAATACTTGGTATTGCAACTAAGGCTAAAAATATGGATCCATATTCGGTATAGTTCGGCAATAGAAAATGCGCAACCGTATCCAATATATACATAGCACCAGCCAATATTAGAAACAGGCTAATCAATTTAGGTTTTTTCAAAATGACTCCTAGAAGTATTAAATGAATTCCAAAAAAGAAAAGACCAATTAACCATATGGCATTGAATATTTCCAATTGATTGATGATTTGCGATTCATTAATTGCCTCTAATATAAAAGGCAAGGAAAATATAGCCACACCCATTATTGCCGCATGCATCACCCGAAACAATGTACTTAAGACATTTAGGAAGTGACCTTTGAATAATTCGTAAAAGGCCCAAGCAACAACAACATCGAACACAACGGTAATCAAAAATGCCAATATTCCAAATCGGACAATCATAGGGCTATTTTGAACGGTAGAAAGTGGAGCTTCCACTAAGGATTCAATAACAAAAAAATTTGCAAAAATCGCTGAGAAAAAGATTATTAGATAGCTAATACCAGCTATAATCGAGAGTTTTCGTGCCTCCATTTAATTTTAAGTTTCAGTGGTATTTGAAGGTTCTATTAAATTATCAGACTTTGTATAATGCGCAATAATCACACCAGTTGTCGTTATAAGATGGGTTTTCAAACTGAAGTTTGTTGGAACAGAACCATTATCAAATAGCCTCTTCCCTTTTCCTAAAATTACTGGATGTATTTTTAGTCGGATTTCATCGACCAGATTGTGTTCAAATAATGTCTGCACCAATTTGCTGCTTCCCCAGGTTTGAATATCCATGCCTTCTGAATTCTTAAGATTCTTTATGGTATCGACACTTTTTAAAAATATAGTATTATTCCAATCAGAATGAGATCTTGTACTGGAAACAACATATTTATTGCCTTCATTTATACTAGGCCAAAACTCAGTATTGTTAGGCCAATAATTCTCCCATATTTCAAAGGTTTTACGGCCTAAAAGATATTCGGCAGGCTGCAATTCTTCACGAACTACTTCTCCATAAATCTTATCACCAAATGGCCTCGTCCAACCACCAAAATTAAATCCACCGGATGGGTCCTCATCGGGTCCACCTGGAGCCTGCATAACTCCGTCAATTGAAATCATTGATAAAACTGTTATTTTTCTCATTGCTACAACAGATCAATGTATTTTTTGAAATGGTTTAATTTCTTCCATATCTATTCTAAATATATTACCATATCCATTTAGGACATTATCCACAATTTCCTTCAATTCTTCCACACTTTTTATTGGCTTTTGTAATTCCGTTCCCCTTTCACTAGTAAAATAGAACGATTGGTTTTTCCAATCTATAAATGGGCAAAAGTCGAGTTTATTAGAATTGATTTTTGACCCCATGTTTTCGGCCTCTTTCCAATTCCCATTATCATCTCTAATACTAAAATAGAGATCGCCACCACCCAAATCATCTTCCCTGCCATAAGAACTAAAAATTAGAAGATCTTCTTCAGGAGAGATATAGGAATTAAATTCATAGGTTGCAGAATTGACAGCTATTGGTAAGGGAAAAGGTGGGTTATACTTTCCATTCTGAAATTCAGAAACAAAAATATCCTCCCTGCCTATACCTCCCACTTTGGTTGTCGTGAAATATAAATTTCCATTGTCACTTAGGGAAGGATAAAATTCATCTGCAGTTGTGTTAATGAGGGTATCCATAGCGATTGGCTCGGACCAGCCATCCTCTGCTCTATCAACATACCATATATTATAGTCACTCCTTGTTTTATCATTATAAATAGGCCTGTTGGAAGCAAAGTATAACCTATTGCCTTTAGTGGTGAAAAATGGTTCAATATCTTGATACTTCCCTGAAAAGGGCAAAATTTGAGGCTGAGACCAATTTCCCTCCAATTTTGATAAAATGACCAAGCATCTATTATTTTGTTTAAAATCGCCTAAAGTAAACACAAGTTCATTGCCATTTTGCGAAATCGCAATATCTCTTTCATATAGGGCCGTAGAAACTATTCCTTCACCAAATAGTTCCAATTCTGTTGAAGTATTTTGAAGTGTGATTATTGGACCAGTAATTTCTGTTGGTTTTTCCGATTTACAGCTAAGTAAAAAGAGAATGAGACAGCAAAAAAAACATTGGAAAGTCATAATCTAAAAAGCTAATAGGAAAATTATATAAGTTTTGTGGAAACCAACCATGTAAATAGAAATTCCTTTAAAAGTTTTTATAATTACCTTTTTTATAACGTTTCATAAGTTTACCAAACATTTTGTCCTTTTTTCGCTTGTCCTTCAAGGTGGTTTCAAAATGTTTTTGTTCCCTCAACATCCGCAGATAATTTTCATAAGAAGACATATCTATTTCCCCTTTATCTACTGCCTCTAGAACCGCACAACCTGCTTCCGTGGTATGTGAACAGTCTTTAAATTTACATTCATCAGACAATTCATAAATAGAATCAAAAGTTGACTGTAGGCCCTCAGCATTTTCAGTTATCCCAACCTCCCTCATTCCAGGATTATCGATTATAATGCCTCCATTTTTTAAAACCCTTAATTCCCTATGGGTTGTAACATGTTTACCTCGTTTGGAATGTTCACTAATCGAACTTGTTTTCATGAGTTCATCTCCATAGAGGGAATTTAGCAATGAAGACTTACCAACACCCGATGAACCCAATAAGCAATATGTTTGCCCTCTCTCGATAAAGGATTGTAAATACTCAATACCGATTAAAGATTCATTTGAAACAGAAAAAACCTTAACGTCGGGTATTCTATTTTTAACGTCTTTTTCCAAAACCATAAGTTCATCTTCACCCATCAGATCAATTTTACTCAAAACGATTACTGGTTCTATCTTCGAATTATAACATATCGTTAGGTAACGTTCTAACCGATTAAGGTTAAAGTCTCGATCAACGGCCTGTATAATGAAGGCCGTATCTATATTGGTAGCAATGATTTGCTTTTCGCCATTTTTTCCCACCATTTGTCTTTCAATAATCGACTTCCTTGGAAAAATGGCATGGATAAGAACTTTATCCACATCATATTCTGAAATAGCCACCCAATCTCCTACCGCCGGGAAATCAGCTCTACTTTGGGCTGTGAATCGTATGTTCCCAAGTATTTCAGCTTCATATTCTTTTTCAATGGTCTTTACCTCATAGCGTTCCTTATGTTCTGCGATTACTCGACCAACACCAAAACCTTCTAAATTATTTTCAGATCTAAAATTTTGGAAGTATTCGTCATATCCTAAATCTTCAAGCGTCATAATTCTAACTCAATTAAAAACGTCAATATTGATTATTAGCCGAAAACTAAGGTACTAAATTGAATTTAGTAAAGTGATATTAAATAATTTAGAGATTCTGGGTTTAATTGAAGTTTCAACGTTCTTTAATCCAATTTCTCGAAATATCCATTTGTACAATTTTCCATTCATCATCTGAAAATTTCCATATACGGGCTACGGTTTCATTAATAGGTTCTTTTGAATTGCTTTCGTACTGCTGGCTTACAAATTCATAAACCGTAGTCTCATCAAGTATGTTATAATTTCTTTCTGTAGAGATTACAGGTTTTACCGGTAGTTTCGGACAATAGGCTTTAACCTTTCCATATGGCCATTGCTCACCATTTTCATAAATAACAAGATGCTCATCCAAAATAGGTAAAATAGCATCACAGCGTGCATTCATATAATCGTCTTGGTACTTTTTGGAAACATTATTGAATTGCTCCTCAAAATCATATGGAGGTAAAGGCCTAACCGGAGATTCATGCACGTGTACAATTTTCCATTCCCCTAGGGTTTCTTTTAACCCCAAACTAAAAGCAGCGCCTCCCAATTCATCTGAACTGCCCTTATCACGTATATTGAAAGACACTATGGCACTCCCTTTATTTTGAAATACAATAGTGGGATTTGTCATTTCAAGGATTGTACTTCCATCTGAAGTAGGAATAATGAAATTCACTAAAACATTTTCAAACTCTTCATAGGTATCTGCGCTGCCTCGCCAATAATACAATAGATCATTATCGTATAAACGCATCATACGATCTTTGTCGATCTTACCATTCCATGCATTGGTCCATTCTTTAGCGATTTTTAAAATTTCCTCTTCAATTTTAGCACCTTGTGGATAACCTTCTGAGTACTTAATAAAAAGAAGAATGAGTAACGTAATTTTAAAGAATTTCATTTTAAGAATTTTTATCATGAATTAGTGAAGTCTTTGCCAAGCTTTAACCAATCAATTTCAAGGTTTCATTAATAAATTCAGTTTTCCCCAATACATAAGCGCCCCTGTCATTTCGAAATTTCGAAGCTAATTCCATCTTCAATCTTTCATATTCTCTCGCCTTTTCCTCATTTGAAATTAAATAATCCCGAAATCCTAGTTGTTTCCACATGGCATTATCTTTAGGACACATATGGATATGGAAAATTTGCTCTTTTTCTCCGTCTAAGTTGTAACCTTTCCCAAACGATGAATATTCATCAATTGAATCTCTGGCAGGCACTTTAAAATGAGAATATCCCATCTCAGAAAATAACGCAATCAAATTTTCATTGAACATCAAATGCTTTGGAATTTCAATTAGCAAATCAATGTATGGTTTAGATTTTATCGAAGGAATGGAGGAGCTACCGAAATGCTCGATGCGCAATATCACCTCACTTCCAACTTTCTCTAAAATTTGTTGTTTTTCTTTTTCGAAAATGCCTTTCCATTTCGGGTTGTGGTCTACCAATTCAACCGGAAAAAGTGAATTCCAATCATCTTTGGTTAAATCGTAAAGGGTCTTTTTCATTTTTTTCAATAATGAGAAACTGAAATTTTAAACGTTTAATCGGGTTATGAGGAGTGGTAATTATCAGCGAAAATATACATCATTCTGTGATTGAAATACATTTCTCCAATTTTCAAATACTTCTCTTGAATACCATAAGTTTTAAAACCAATTTTAGAATATATACTCTCGGCTTTGGTATTATTTACAAGTACATCTATCTCAATTTGTTCAATTTCTTCATTATTAAAGGCTTCCTCAACTGTTGCCTTAACAAGATTGAACCCAATATTATGTCCTTGAAACTCTGGAGTTACATAAACTTGGATTATTCTACCCCTGTGTTTAGTTTTCAAACTGTCATATCTATTAAAACCGGAAATGGCTATTAATCTATCATTATAAAAGCCACCAATAACAAAATTGTCTGGATTTTCATTTTCTAAATGGTCCTCAAAGAATAATTTTTTCTTCTTTATTTCATCTTGGTAATTGGAACCAAAATTTTCAGGGTATTGTTTCAAACATTCGAGCCGAATAGTTCTATATAAACTAGACTCATGGGGCAAAAGTCTTCTAAATTGGATATTCATTATATGTGTCTAGAAAAATGCAGTTGTTTATTAAATTTAAATTTTCTTATGTATAGGCATATACAATTTCTAATTTTTCAAATGGTCCAATTCAAAAAACCTAACCGCGTTTTCATAAAAGATCTTTCTTTTGTCTTCTTCGTTCAAAAAGTCAAATTCGTTCAATTTTTCAATACTTTTTTGAATATTTTCTGGCCAATACATTGCATCAGAACCAAACATAACTTTATCGATAAGGTTTGCTTTTTTTGCTTTCAATAAAAATTCTTCGGCATATAGGGATGTCCGGCCAGTTGGCACCCAAAGAAGTGCTCCTAACCCACAATAGAGTTGTGGGTACAATTCCATTAATGCCAAAGCATGCTCATAAAAAACTCCCCCTGAATGCATGAGGTAAATTTTTAATTTTGGGTAAATAATTAAAACTTCCTCAACCAGCAATGGGTCCCCTAAACTAAGTCTTATCTTTTTATATCTATTAGAGATCCCAGGAGGTCCAGATCCAGTGTGCAGAGCAATGGGTATTCCTTCACGCTCGCATATTTTAAGATAGGGAGCGAATCCAGGGTCCGTAATTTGTAACCCATTAAACATAGGCAAAAATTCACCCCATACCTGAATCTTTCCTTCCTCTATTTGCTTTTTGAATTGTACTGTATCAAACTTCGGAAAATTATTAGATTCATAACCTTTCAACATTTTTTCTTCCAAATCAGTGTCATATTCACCACCACTTTTAACTGCATATACAATATTGTATTTTTTAAATTGTTCCCTTATTCTAGATTTAAAATCTTCATAGTTTGAAGGTGCCCCATAAGTGGATTGATACGTTCGTTTTGTATAGCCGTGAAGATGAACATCTATAATCGGTTTAACACCATCCTGCGCTTGAAATAGCATTGGAAACAATAATATTAAATAGACAATCTTGGGCATAATCAGAAAAATTTAGGTCAGTTAGATTCTAGATAAAAATTGAGCATGATACCAAAACATCAATGCAATCACCTAATTAACAATAATATAGCAATATGATAATTCTTTCAATTTAGGAAAAAAGCTTCAAACCTCCTTAAAATTGAAAGTGATACAATTAAAATATCCATGAACCGAAGTTTTAATTTTTCCTAATCGGAATCAAAATTTCTTCTTTAGGGTTTAGGCCATTATTCATATAGTTCCCTCCAATTCCAAGTCTTAAAAAGGATTAAAGGCAGTAAACGAGGTAAAATCGATATTTCAAAAATTCAGTTATCTAAACTGCTAAAAATTGATTAAAATGGCTATTAGGATGGCTATAATAGACAATGATAAAATAATACCTAGTGGCTTAAGACAATATAAAAACCAATCCTTATAAGATAATTTAGCCGCGGTTAGCATAGCCAGAAGTGCTCCGTTTGTTGGAGTTATCAAATCCATTATGATGGCTCCATATTGATAACATAAAATCATTACTTGTCTAGACATACCAATTAAATCTGCCAATGGAGTTAATATGGGTATGGTCAACACCGCTTGGCCCGAATTACTAGGAATAGGGACGTGCAATACACTTTGAGATAAGGTCATGGCAATTGCTGAAAATGCCACAGGTAACTCCTCCAGGGGATTAAACAAATAATATACTATACTGTCGATTATCAATCCCTCATATAGGACCAAATAAACACTTCTAGCCAAACCAACTATTAAAGCTGCAAATGCCATTTCCTGTATACCAAAGGCATAAGCTTTAAAAGTCCCATTAAAACCAAGCTTACCTATAAATCCACAAAGGATTCCCATTATGAGGAAAAGAGCAGACATTTGGTTGTAATCCCAATCCCAATTTAAAATCCCATAAACCATGGTCGTAAAGGTGAGACCGACTATTGTAAGAATAATACCTGTGCGTTTAGACAATTTAATTTTTTCAGCACCCATTGCCGTTTCGTCAGTTACTACAGATTTTGACTTGCCGACCCTTAAAATCCAGTAAATCCAAAAACCTGTTGCAATCAAAAGGATTATTATCCTAAAAACAAAGCCTGAGAAAGGTTGAACATCGGCTATTTTTTGTGCAAGTAACGCCCCGAAGGGGTTTATTGGACTAAATGTTGCACCAATAGTTGCTGATCCTGCACTTATAGCAACGGCTGAAATTTTCGTAAAACCTATTCTAGATGTTAAAGCAATCATTATGGGAATTAAGGCTATAATTTCCTCATAGGTGTTGTTTAAGGCTCCTAAAAGCGCAAAAATCAATCCCAATAAAATCATTACTTTTTGAGGTGAATTGGAAAAGCGGTGAATTAAAGCAGAAATACCATTATCAAACGCCCCAGTTTTATCAACTACGACGAATGCTCCCCCAATCAATAAGATTAGAATTACTATATCTGCACCAAAAATAATGCCTTCAGGAACTTTTACCACAGCCTCAAATAAACCAATGGGTTCATTAGGTATCGATTTATAACTGTTAGGCACAACAATTTCTCGATTTGTATTAGGGTCTATAATCCTTTCGTATTTTCCTGCGGGTAATAGATAGGTCAATCCAACTGCTATTCCTATAAATATTAATAAGATTGCAAATGGATGTGGAAACTGTAATTTCATTGGCTACTAATGCACAACGGTCTTTATATGGTAGTCTTAAACTGGGTAAGAACTAAGATAGTAAAATGACACAAGATTAGACGCACGGTCAACAATTCAATTGAATAATCAAATTATAGTCTTTGACCCTAAAATTTATGATAATCGATAAAACTCCAATAATTAAAATCATCCTTTGGTTTTAGTCATGGTGTCAGACACCACTATGATATAATTTGCGATAGCAGCTTTTTCTTCCTCTGATAATTCATTCCATTCAGAATCTGTAACTGTAGTTATGGATTTTATATTTAAACCTGGATGGATTTTGTTTATCCACCAAATGATGCCCTGTGAATAATTAGAATGGTAAGATCCTTCAAAATGCAACAACAAATTTCCTGGCTGAAAATTTTTAAGGGCAAAATGAGCCATGGTGGCGTCTTTGGCCGCCTGTGCCAGTTGAATATTCAACATATTTGGCGGAATATGCCCTCCCATATTGTCAGCCATTTCTGCATAAGCTTTTACGGTTGGATCAAAATAGGTTTCCAGATCTGGACCAATCATGGCGAGCGCCTCAGGAGACAATTTTGAAAGGACTTCTAAACCCATTTTGTAGATCATGGAAGCATAACGTCTGGGAATATTTGTCGCTATAAAACGCAAATTATTTTCCTTTGCAAAATCGAGTAAGGGTTTATAATCCGTCTTATAGTTGTTCCAAAGTTGGGTAATTTCAGGAAGCATTTTGTCTTCAGGGTAAAAGTCTTGTAAATATTCATTTATCACAAGTTGGTTACCATTTTCAAACATTTCGGCCCCAAAAAACAATTCATTCCCTTTGAGGTCGTACAAACTTTTGCTTAATTCAAATTGCAACCAATGCGAAATAGGATTGTTGTGGTATTCCCCAAAAAACACCATATCTCCATTAGCCAAATCGTTTATCATTGAATTGTAATCGGCAATAGTACCATCATTTTTAAATAGTTGATAGGCCGGTTTCGATTGGGCAGTTGTAAGGTTAACAAATGCAACAAGGATAATGGTGGTAATTAGAATGGTTTTCTTCATAATGGTTAATACAAATCATTTTGCCGTGTTAAGAAACTCCATGCGAAGGTTATTTTTTATAATTTACTCCTAAATGTAACAAATAAACCCTAGTAATCTTTTGGAAGATACTTTTAGTCACCTTTAAAATTAGTTCGTCTGAAAAGTTAGAATAAATAGTCATGGTGAGTTGGTACTCGCTTTGGAAATTTTAAACCCCAAAGCTTCGCAATAACCCTCATTAGGATAACAATTTTCAAATTTGCTATTTTCTACAAATTGATTTAGAATAGACTCTATTTTTTTCGGACCGATTCCATTTAGGCTATCCTTTAGCGCTCTTATTGACCCAAACGATCTTCTATCACTTTCGGCATATTCAATAAAATTATCATATCCCTCTGGTTTATGAAAATTCATTGGCCCCCTCGTATTATCCATTTTTTTATAGGGCCAAAAGGTCCAGTGAATATCATTTTGATC belongs to Aegicerativicinus sediminis and includes:
- a CDS encoding pectinesterase family protein, producing the protein MKIKNQNPFSIYILLISCLILSCNSNEDLAIIESFPKINATDISPDTHLKLTFKTQPVLGNSGKIQVFDKDTDSLVDLIDMSIPAGPTEPNVNPEADYTPIPYTYVEGRFTNANTLPGTPSGVALPNKKNYQLTIIGGFTDAFHFYPIIVKDQTATIYLHHNLLDYGKTYYVLMDSTVLSTEDGSFKGIYDKETWQFTTRETGPNLATNKLVVDGTGNGDFNTVQGALDYIPSFHNDTIEIEIKNGVYEELIYFRNKSNIIIKGEEKENVIIQYANNEVFNPHPWNVKTNEWPGTFPSRRAAFAMDNCANIQLYNLTIKNLLKGQAEGLLINGSKNVVKNVHIVGDGDALQTNGTAYFQDVSIDGGGDMILGRGPAFFKNCDFISPGPFMWIRNTDANHGNVFVNCSFTGTREQGSELARAPTNKGIYSYPFSEAVLINCKLKNIVPKGWGVVGGDKTNIHYWEYNSINLDDGVPVDTSQRADFSRQLTPESDKELIENYSKPSFVLQGWQPNLRF
- a CDS encoding DUF4386 domain-containing protein produces the protein MEARKLSIIAGISYLIIFFSAIFANFFVIESLVEAPLSTVQNSPMIVRFGILAFLITVVFDVVVAWAFYELFKGHFLNVLSTLFRVMHAAIMGVAIFSLPFILEAINESQIINQLEIFNAIWLIGLFFFGIHLILLGVILKKPKLISLFLILAGAMYILDTVAHFLLPNYTEYGSIFLALVAIPSIVGEMSLAVWLLMKGFTNKF
- a CDS encoding dihydrofolate reductase family protein; translation: MRKITVLSMISIDGVMQAPGGPDEDPSGGFNFGGWTRPFGDKIYGEVVREELQPAEYLLGRKTFEIWENYWPNNTEFWPSINEGNKYVVSSTRSHSDWNNTIFLKSVDTIKNLKNSEGMDIQTWGSSKLVQTLFEHNLVDEIRLKIHPVILGKGKRLFDNGSVPTNFSLKTHLITTTGVIIAHYTKSDNLIEPSNTTET
- a CDS encoding TolB-like translocation protein produces the protein MTFQCFFCCLILFLLSCKSEKPTEITGPIITLQNTSTELELFGEGIVSTALYERDIAISQNGNELVFTLGDFKQNNRCLVILSKLEGNWSQPQILPFSGKYQDIEPFFTTKGNRLYFASNRPIYNDKTRSDYNIWYVDRAEDGWSEPIAMDTLINTTADEFYPSLSDNGNLYFTTTKVGGIGREDIFVSEFQNGKYNPPFPLPIAVNSATYEFNSYISPEEDLLIFSSYGREDDLGGGDLYFSIRDDNGNWKEAENMGSKINSNKLDFCPFIDWKNQSFYFTSERGTELQKPIKSVEELKEIVDNVLNGYGNIFRIDMEEIKPFQKIH
- the rsgA gene encoding ribosome small subunit-dependent GTPase A codes for the protein MTLEDLGYDEYFQNFRSENNLEGFGVGRVIAEHKERYEVKTIEKEYEAEILGNIRFTAQSRADFPAVGDWVAISEYDVDKVLIHAIFPRKSIIERQMVGKNGEKQIIATNIDTAFIIQAVDRDFNLNRLERYLTICYNSKIEPVIVLSKIDLMGEDELMVLEKDVKNRIPDVKVFSVSNESLIGIEYLQSFIERGQTYCLLGSSGVGKSSLLNSLYGDELMKTSSISEHSKRGKHVTTHRELRVLKNGGIIIDNPGMREVGITENAEGLQSTFDSIYELSDECKFKDCSHTTEAGCAVLEAVDKGEIDMSSYENYLRMLREQKHFETTLKDKRKKDKMFGKLMKRYKKGNYKNF
- a CDS encoding nuclear transport factor 2 family protein is translated as MKFFKITLLILLFIKYSEGYPQGAKIEEEILKIAKEWTNAWNGKIDKDRMMRLYDNDLLYYWRGSADTYEEFENVLVNFIIPTSDGSTILEMTNPTIVFQNKGSAIVSFNIRDKGSSDELGGAAFSLGLKETLGEWKIVHVHESPVRPLPPYDFEEQFNNVSKKYQDDYMNARCDAILPILDEHLVIYENGEQWPYGKVKAYCPKLPVKPVISTERNYNILDETTVYEFVSQQYESNSKEPINETVARIWKFSDDEWKIVQMDISRNWIKER
- a CDS encoding GrpB family protein, with product MKKTLYDLTKDDWNSLFPVELVDHNPKWKGIFEKEKQQILEKVGSEVILRIEHFGSSSIPSIKSKPYIDLLIEIPKHLMFNENLIALFSEMGYSHFKVPARDSIDEYSSFGKGYNLDGEKEQIFHIHMCPKDNAMWKQLGFRDYLISNEEKAREYERLKMELASKFRNDRGAYVLGKTEFINETLKLIG
- a CDS encoding GNAT family N-acetyltransferase, whose translation is MNIQFRRLLPHESSLYRTIRLECLKQYPENFGSNYQDEIKKKKLFFEDHLENENPDNFVIGGFYNDRLIAISGFNRYDSLKTKHRGRIIQVYVTPEFQGHNIGFNLVKATVEEAFNNEEIEQIEIDVLVNNTKAESIYSKIGFKTYGIQEKYLKIGEMYFNHRMMYIFADNYHSS
- a CDS encoding amidohydrolase family protein; amino-acid sequence: MPKIVYLILLFPMLFQAQDGVKPIIDVHLHGYTKRTYQSTYGAPSNYEDFKSRIREQFKKYNIVYAVKSGGEYDTDLEEKMLKGYESNNFPKFDTVQFKKQIEEGKIQVWGEFLPMFNGLQITDPGFAPYLKICEREGIPIALHTGSGPPGISNRYKKIRLSLGDPLLVEEVLIIYPKLKIYLMHSGGVFYEHALALMELYPQLYCGLGALLWVPTGRTSLYAEEFLLKAKKANLIDKVMFGSDAMYWPENIQKSIEKLNEFDFLNEEDKRKIFYENAVRFFELDHLKN
- a CDS encoding YfcC family protein, whose amino-acid sequence is MKLQFPHPFAILLIFIGIAVGLTYLLPAGKYERIIDPNTNREIVVPNSYKSIPNEPIGLFEAVVKVPEGIIFGADIVILILLIGGAFVVVDKTGAFDNGISALIHRFSNSPQKVMILLGLIFALLGALNNTYEEIIALIPIMIALTSRIGFTKISAVAISAGSATIGATFSPINPFGALLAQKIADVQPFSGFVFRIIILLIATGFWIYWILRVGKSKSVVTDETAMGAEKIKLSKRTGIILTIVGLTFTTMVYGILNWDWDYNQMSALFLIMGILCGFIGKLGFNGTFKAYAFGIQEMAFAALIVGLARSVYLVLYEGLIIDSIVYYLFNPLEELPVAFSAIAMTLSQSVLHVPIPSNSGQAVLTIPILTPLADLIGMSRQVMILCYQYGAIIMDLITPTNGALLAMLTAAKLSYKDWFLYCLKPLGIILSLSIIAILIAILINF
- a CDS encoding ChaN family lipoprotein gives rise to the protein MKKTILITTIILVAFVNLTTAQSKPAYQLFKNDGTIADYNSMINDLANGDMVFFGEYHNNPISHWLQFELSKSLYDLKGNELFFGAEMFENGNQLVINEYLQDFYPEDKMLPEITQLWNNYKTDYKPLLDFAKENNLRFIATNIPRRYASMIYKMGLEVLSKLSPEALAMIGPDLETYFDPTVKAYAEMADNMGGHIPPNMLNIQLAQAAKDATMAHFALKNFQPGNLLLHFEGSYHSNYSQGIIWWINKIHPGLNIKSITTVTDSEWNELSEEEKAAIANYIIVVSDTMTKTKG